CTCGATTACGTGAATGCGGACAGGGGACAGGTGCTGTATCAGGGACATCTGTGCTGCGAAGCCCGGCCCCGCGACATTCTGGACCACATTCGCGAGCACGGCTATCAGGAATGTGTGCGCTGCCTGCACTAACCTCCAGTTTGAGAGTAGAGATATGAGCAAGGTTGATCTTTCGGAATATCAGTTCAAGGGTGTGGAACAGGACGCCATCGCAGATCTGAACCAGTTGTCCGATGAGGACAAGGATCAGATGCTCATGGCTGGAGTGGTGGCCGATGAGAGCATGCGTTCCGCTTCGTTTCTTCAGATGGACCATTCTCCGGTGCACTGTTCCTCGCATGACAGCGGCGTCGAAATCATGGACATCAAGGACGCGCTGGCCAGGTACGATGGGCTCAAGGATTACTACTGGACTCTGGTGGACAAGGACAAGGACGAGTTCACCCGTGCGGCCCATGACAATCTGCACGGCGGTTACTTCATTCGCGTCAAGGCCGGGGCAAAGATCAAGGATCCGATTCAGTCCTGTCTGCTGCTCAAGTCCGAAAATGTCGGACAGAACGTGCACAATCTCGTGATCGTGGAGGAAGAGGCCGAGGCGCATGTCATCACCGGCTGTTCCGTGGCCCACGGCACCAAGTCCGGTGCGCATCTCGGCATCTCCGAATTCTTCGTGAAGAAGAATGCCTCTCTCACCTTTACCATGGTGCACAACTGGAGCGAGCAGGTCGCGGTGCGGCCCCGTTCGTCCGGTGTTGTGGAAGAGGGTGGCAAATTCCTTTCCAACTACGTGCTGCTCAAGCCCGTCCGCGATTTGCAGATGTATCCGACCATTCGCATGATCGGCCGCAATTCCGTGGCCCGGTTCAATTCCGTGGTTGTCGCTCCCGAGGGATCGAATCTGGACATGGGCAACAGAGTGCTCATGGAAGCCCCGGACACCCGGTGCGAGATCATCGCCCGGACCATTTCCACTGGCGGCACCATCATCAACCGCGGTCACATCGGCGCCTACCACGTGCCCTCCAAGGGACATCTGGAATGTCAGGGCCTGATCCTCGGGGA
Above is a window of Pseudodesulfovibrio tunisiensis DNA encoding:
- a CDS encoding SufB/SufD family protein; its protein translation is MSKVDLSEYQFKGVEQDAIADLNQLSDEDKDQMLMAGVVADESMRSASFLQMDHSPVHCSSHDSGVEIMDIKDALARYDGLKDYYWTLVDKDKDEFTRAAHDNLHGGYFIRVKAGAKIKDPIQSCLLLKSENVGQNVHNLVIVEEEAEAHVITGCSVAHGTKSGAHLGISEFFVKKNASLTFTMVHNWSEQVAVRPRSSGVVEEGGKFLSNYVLLKPVRDLQMYPTIRMIGRNSVARFNSVVVAPEGSNLDMGNRVLMEAPDTRCEIIARTISTGGTIINRGHIGAYHVPSKGHLECQGLILGEGRIWAIPELDGTIEGVELSHEASVGKIAQEEIEYLMARGLDEDEATSTIVRGFLNCDIMGLPDRLQRAIDKQIEELQASGAM